The Candidatus Phaeomarinobacter ectocarpi genome includes a region encoding these proteins:
- a CDS encoding SPOR domain-containing protein, which translates to MSNMDQDDDRYARSAFDPVMVDEMDTYDATDEDDEPAGRGWLMLIVVLAVLAALAGVVYFAYQQGREEGIRTAPPIVRADGGPEKVAPQEPGGMEIPHQDKEIFERINGDSTAGDVEAGVERLLPPPEEPGTIPTAPVAPTPAPAAEATPPATEPAAPVAVAPTPAPTPAPTPAPAAQPTAPAASTGGWVIQIGSFRDQARAQTEWAGLQRKHAGILAAATADIQRADLGDRGIWYRLRAATYATKGAAETACASLKAAGTDCLVRKR; encoded by the coding sequence CGTTTGACCCGGTGATGGTCGATGAAATGGACACCTACGATGCCACAGACGAAGACGACGAGCCTGCGGGCCGCGGCTGGCTGATGCTGATCGTGGTGCTGGCCGTTCTGGCGGCCCTCGCTGGGGTTGTCTATTTCGCCTATCAGCAGGGTCGCGAAGAAGGCATTCGCACGGCGCCGCCAATTGTGCGTGCGGACGGCGGGCCTGAAAAAGTGGCTCCGCAGGAGCCGGGCGGAATGGAAATTCCCCATCAGGACAAAGAGATATTTGAGCGGATCAATGGCGACAGCACCGCTGGCGACGTGGAAGCAGGCGTAGAGCGCCTTCTGCCGCCGCCGGAAGAGCCTGGCACCATTCCAACCGCACCTGTAGCGCCGACACCGGCACCTGCTGCTGAAGCTACACCTCCCGCAACTGAGCCTGCTGCTCCGGTCGCAGTTGCGCCTACACCAGCACCAACTCCGGCACCTACGCCTGCACCTGCTGCCCAGCCAACGGCTCCTGCAGCATCAACGGGCGGCTGGGTCATTCAGATTGGGTCTTTCCGGGATCAGGCACGTGCTCAGACCGAATGGGCCGGCCTGCAGCGCAAACATGCGGGCATCCTTGCCGCTGCAACGGCTGACATTCAGCGGGCAGACCTGGGCGACCGGGGTATCTGGTATCGCCTGCGGGCTGCCACCTACGCGACCAAGGGTGCAGCTGAAACAGCATGTGCTAGCCTGAAAGCAGCTGGAACCGACTGCCTGGTGCGCAAGCGCTAA
- the nagZ gene encoding beta-N-acetylhexosaminidase has protein sequence MAEGGAQALQVQAAIYGCEGLTLTEAEIRFFRDANPWGFILFARNVDTPAQVAALCASLRETVGRDAPILIDQEGGRVARLKPPHWRKYPPVRTYGDLFQQDKAAGLEACELGAFLIGQELRSLGIDVDCVPLADVPQPGAHDIIGDRAYGETPEQVIALARAAATGLEQAGVLPVLKHIPGHGRAGVDSHEDLPVVDASAESLREIDFRPFVSLADLPLGMTAHVVFTALDPKNPATTSGDVIRLIREEIGFDGLLMGDDLSMKALGGSMESRVTESIGAGCDLVLHCNGHMDEMEAVATATSNLSPPAVLRSEMALSRRKPFSDESVTAAVQRWDELLSASA, from the coding sequence ATGGCGGAAGGCGGCGCTCAGGCGCTTCAGGTCCAGGCTGCCATTTACGGCTGCGAAGGACTGACGCTGACAGAAGCAGAAATCCGGTTCTTCCGGGATGCTAACCCGTGGGGATTCATCCTTTTTGCCCGCAATGTGGATACACCGGCTCAGGTGGCGGCCCTTTGTGCGTCGCTCAGGGAGACCGTTGGCCGCGATGCGCCGATCCTGATTGATCAGGAGGGCGGTCGGGTTGCGCGGCTTAAGCCGCCGCACTGGCGCAAATATCCACCTGTGCGGACCTATGGCGACCTCTTTCAGCAGGACAAGGCTGCAGGGCTTGAAGCCTGCGAGCTGGGCGCATTCCTGATTGGTCAGGAGCTGCGGTCACTGGGCATTGATGTGGACTGCGTCCCGCTGGCTGACGTACCGCAGCCTGGCGCTCATGACATCATCGGTGACCGTGCCTATGGCGAAACGCCTGAGCAGGTCATAGCGCTGGCCCGAGCGGCAGCGACCGGGCTTGAACAGGCGGGTGTGCTGCCTGTTCTCAAGCACATTCCCGGTCATGGCCGGGCAGGGGTTGATAGCCACGAAGACCTGCCGGTTGTCGATGCCTCTGCAGAGAGCCTGCGGGAGATCGATTTTCGTCCGTTCGTGTCGCTGGCTGACCTGCCCTTGGGTATGACGGCGCATGTGGTTTTTACAGCCCTTGATCCCAAAAATCCGGCAACGACCAGCGGCGACGTCATTCGGCTTATCCGCGAGGAGATCGGATTTGATGGGCTACTCATGGGGGACGATCTCTCCATGAAGGCGCTTGGTGGATCAATGGAAAGCCGTGTCACCGAATCGATTGGTGCAGGGTGTGACCTGGTGCTGCACTGCAATGGTCACATGGACGAGATGGAAGCGGTGGCAACCGCGACATCCAACCTCTCTCCACCGGCTGTGCTGCGTTCAGAAATGGCGCTTTCCCGCCGAAAACCCTTCAGTGACGAATCGGTTACGGCCGCAGTTCAGAGATGGGATGAACTTCTCAGCGCAAGTGCTTGA
- the scpB gene encoding SMC-Scp complex subunit ScpB, with protein MTNAPRRAEKHDMHEEDDIEEEAVGSETEAADTASSEAEASNEDAADTSNVASISDENRAKTLRMVEALLFAASEPLDVKSLAQRLPEGTDVPGLLTELQAFYAPRGVNLVPVGGKWLMRTAEDLSFLLQREAVQMKKLSRPAMETLAIIAYHQPVTRAEIEEIRGVSVSTGTLDVLLETGWIRLRGRRKTPGRPLTYGTSEDFLVHFGLESVRDLPGVDDLKAAGLLDARLPPDFSVPQPGDDQLSKDEEELAEDDSGEELLIGEASDEVIPEPVASTDDETTSEAAEPESDENRE; from the coding sequence ATGACGAACGCACCGCGCAGGGCTGAAAAACACGACATGCACGAAGAAGACGATATCGAGGAGGAGGCCGTCGGTTCTGAGACCGAAGCAGCCGACACTGCGTCTTCAGAAGCAGAGGCCTCCAATGAGGACGCCGCTGACACGTCAAATGTCGCCAGCATTTCTGATGAAAACCGGGCCAAGACACTTCGGATGGTCGAAGCGCTGCTTTTTGCTGCTTCAGAACCGCTTGATGTGAAAAGCCTGGCTCAGCGCCTTCCAGAGGGCACGGATGTGCCGGGGCTGCTGACGGAGCTGCAGGCATTCTACGCACCGCGTGGCGTCAACCTGGTGCCGGTTGGCGGCAAATGGCTCATGCGGACGGCTGAAGACCTGTCCTTCCTGTTGCAGCGTGAAGCCGTCCAGATGAAGAAGCTGTCGCGGCCTGCCATGGAAACGCTGGCAATCATTGCCTACCACCAGCCGGTGACGCGCGCTGAAATCGAAGAAATTCGCGGTGTGTCCGTGTCCACCGGTACGCTGGACGTGCTGCTGGAGACCGGCTGGATACGCCTGCGCGGTCGCCGCAAAACCCCGGGCCGTCCACTGACATATGGCACCTCTGAAGATTTCCTCGTTCACTTTGGCCTTGAAAGTGTGCGGGATCTTCCCGGCGTGGACGATCTTAAAGCAGCCGGATTGCTGGATGCGCGTCTGCCACCGGACTTCTCCGTGCCCCAACCTGGCGACGATCAGCTGTCGAAAGACGAAGAGGAGCTGGCCGAAGACGACAGCGGCGAAGAGCTGCTGATCGGTGAAGCATCTGACGAAGTCATTCCAGAACCTGTCGCGTCGACGGATGATGAGACCACTTCAGAAGCCGCAGAACCCGAAAGCGACGAAAATCGCGAATAA
- a CDS encoding segregation and condensation protein A, protein MSPGEVYDFESGAPRETDASSADVDPRSLVIDVDGFEGPLDLLLTLARSQKVDLAKISILELAEQYLAFVEEAKKLELELAADYLVMASWLAFLKSRLLLPPPEEDEEPSAEEMAARLAFRLQRLEAMRESAAKLMARDRMGRDIFARGMPEGVRVIKKSQYSAEIYDLLKAYSTQRAVQKIDRLKMARQPVLTIEEARTRLESMLGTLIDWGLIDSLVPPEFSEGKDRRSGIASTFSASLEFAKHGKIELRQASPFAPLYARRIGDGSPQGPRLHPQEPVDAANGNAS, encoded by the coding sequence TTGAGCCCCGGCGAAGTCTACGATTTTGAAAGCGGTGCCCCGCGCGAGACCGACGCATCCAGTGCGGATGTGGATCCGCGCTCACTGGTCATTGATGTGGATGGCTTTGAGGGCCCGCTGGACCTGCTGCTGACGCTAGCGCGGTCCCAGAAAGTCGATCTCGCCAAGATCTCAATTCTTGAGCTTGCCGAGCAGTATCTGGCTTTCGTTGAAGAAGCCAAGAAGCTGGAGCTGGAACTCGCAGCAGACTATCTCGTCATGGCGTCGTGGCTTGCGTTCCTCAAGAGCCGCCTGCTGCTGCCGCCACCGGAAGAAGACGAAGAACCCAGCGCCGAGGAAATGGCAGCCCGGCTTGCTTTCCGTCTGCAGCGCCTGGAAGCCATGCGCGAGAGCGCAGCCAAGCTGATGGCGCGCGACCGGATGGGCCGCGATATCTTTGCCCGCGGTATGCCTGAAGGCGTCCGGGTCATCAAGAAAAGCCAGTACTCGGCTGAAATCTATGACCTGCTGAAAGCCTATTCGACGCAACGCGCCGTCCAGAAGATTGACCGCCTTAAAATGGCCCGCCAGCCGGTGTTAACTATTGAAGAGGCGCGGACGCGACTTGAGAGCATGCTGGGGACGCTGATTGACTGGGGTCTGATCGACAGCCTGGTGCCGCCGGAGTTTTCCGAAGGCAAGGATCGCCGGTCCGGGATTGCCAGCACGTTTTCGGCAAGCCTTGAGTTCGCAAAGCACGGCAAGATTGAACTCCGGCAGGCCAGCCCCTTCGCACCGCTTTATGCACGGCGAATTGGGGATGGATCACCACAAGGGCCACGACTACACCCGCAAGAGCCGGTTGATGCAGCAAACGGAAACGCCTCATGA